The following are from one region of the Arthrobacter sp. KBS0703 genome:
- a CDS encoding cytosine permease: MKNVQQKAKAGRTGRVKVTEVEAFGIEQIPEKDRNASPFDLFRVSFGGANTFSTAFLGAFPILFGLSFWQGLAATVLGLVVGALLLAPMAVFGPTNGTNNAVSSSAHLGVHGRVVGSFLSLLTATAFFSISVWSSGDALVGGLNRLVGLPQDMGSFAVAYGLFGVLVLAVCIYGFRFMLLVNKIAVTAATLLFVIGYIAFAGDLDLNFAGSFGVGLDGLGVAGFIPAFIGAALIVMSNPISFGAFLGDWARYIPTNKPKRKVMGAALLAQLATLVPFVFGLATASIIATKAPEFMDPAAPNYVGGLLAVSPSWYFVPLCAIALIGGMSTGASSLYGTGLDFSSVFPRFNRVQATVFIGVLAIAFIFVGRFAFNLVQSISTFATLIVTCTAPWMVVMIIGFITRRGWYDADALQVFNRRQTGGRYWFNHGWNLRGMLAWLLSAAAGLCLVNMPGQFQGPLGNLAGGVDISLPASLVLAAVLYVGMLWIFPEPRAVFPEAGPRWIPSRNVAVPPVMDSAGRAVAPGQPDPGLQEQPTPAEDDRALTSSAVRP, translated from the coding sequence GTGAAAAATGTTCAGCAAAAGGCCAAAGCCGGCCGAACCGGCCGCGTCAAGGTGACCGAGGTGGAAGCGTTCGGCATCGAACAAATTCCGGAGAAGGACCGGAACGCAAGCCCCTTTGACCTGTTCAGGGTCTCGTTCGGCGGCGCTAACACGTTTTCCACAGCGTTCCTCGGAGCGTTCCCCATCCTCTTCGGCCTCTCGTTCTGGCAGGGTCTGGCAGCGACAGTCCTCGGCCTGGTGGTGGGCGCGCTCCTGCTGGCGCCGATGGCCGTCTTCGGACCCACGAACGGCACGAACAACGCGGTATCGTCCTCGGCCCATCTGGGCGTCCACGGCCGGGTCGTCGGCTCGTTCCTTTCGCTCCTGACCGCCACGGCCTTCTTCTCCATCTCGGTATGGAGCTCCGGCGACGCGCTGGTGGGAGGCCTTAACCGCCTGGTTGGCCTGCCCCAGGACATGGGCTCCTTTGCCGTGGCCTACGGGCTCTTCGGAGTTCTGGTGCTGGCCGTCTGCATCTACGGGTTCCGGTTCATGCTGCTCGTGAACAAGATCGCGGTAACGGCGGCCACCCTTCTGTTCGTGATCGGATACATCGCGTTCGCAGGGGACCTGGACCTGAACTTTGCCGGCTCCTTCGGGGTGGGCCTGGACGGCCTCGGCGTAGCCGGTTTCATTCCTGCCTTCATCGGCGCCGCCCTCATCGTGATGTCCAACCCGATTTCCTTTGGAGCCTTCCTCGGCGACTGGGCTCGGTACATTCCCACGAACAAGCCCAAGCGCAAGGTCATGGGTGCCGCCCTCCTCGCGCAGCTGGCCACCCTTGTGCCGTTTGTCTTCGGGCTGGCGACGGCGTCCATCATCGCCACCAAGGCACCGGAGTTCATGGATCCGGCGGCCCCCAACTATGTGGGCGGGCTCCTGGCTGTGTCCCCCTCCTGGTACTTCGTCCCGCTCTGCGCGATCGCCCTGATCGGCGGCATGTCCACGGGCGCCTCCTCGCTGTACGGAACCGGACTGGATTTCAGCAGTGTCTTCCCGCGCTTTAACCGCGTGCAGGCCACTGTGTTCATCGGCGTACTCGCCATCGCGTTCATATTCGTGGGCCGCTTCGCCTTCAACCTCGTCCAGAGCATCTCCACCTTCGCCACGCTGATTGTCACGTGCACGGCCCCCTGGATGGTGGTGATGATCATCGGCTTCATTACCCGCCGGGGCTGGTACGACGCCGACGCCCTGCAGGTGTTCAACCGCCGCCAAACAGGCGGCCGCTACTGGTTCAATCATGGCTGGAACCTGCGTGGAATGCTGGCGTGGCTGCTCAGCGCCGCGGCAGGCCTGTGCCTGGTCAATATGCCGGGACAGTTCCAGGGCCCGCTGGGCAACCTCGCCGGCGGCGTGGATATCAGCCTCCCGGCCTCCCTCGTCCTTGCCGCGGTGCTCTACGTGGGGATGCTGTGGATCTTCCCCGAACCCCGCGCCGTGTTTCCGGAGGCCGGTCCGCGCTGGATTCCCAGCCGGAACGTTGCCGTGCCGCCGGTGATGGACAGCGCCGGGCGCGCCGTTGCGCCGGGGCAGCCGGACCCGGGACTGCAGGAGCAGCCGACGCCGGCGGAGGACGACCGGGCGCTTACGAGCTCGGCGGTCCGGCCGTGA
- a CDS encoding cyclase family protein, translating to MDLSVPLRTGMPVYPGDPEVRISPALTADGDGANVLSLAIGSHSGTHVDAPFHVRNSLAALDALPPAQFSGPVELIDVRSAGAGGAITAEHLSGLAPATAGNDRPGQPESILLLRTGFAEHWGSPAYLDHPWLDASAAQLIVDRGYRAVGVDALSVDRTGSLAEDQAFPAHHILAGNGCVIAENLTGLDQVQRALASGTGVEVFLFPLSIPDADGAPVRAMARTGPASFGHEAPSRQPGAPSRQPESRDLSRAEVQEAADGLIAAFAATDTERYFAAFSPSATFIFHPEPEALGSRSEYRQLWDMWVGSGWKVLDCRSSEQNIQLLGSAAVFTHRVATVVRTGPDGSTLSTDERETIVFTRTGGGEVVAVHEHLSAVPGPSADPALPG from the coding sequence ATGGATCTGAGCGTCCCGCTCCGGACAGGCATGCCCGTCTATCCCGGCGACCCGGAAGTGCGGATCTCGCCGGCGCTGACAGCCGACGGCGACGGTGCCAACGTGTTGTCCCTCGCCATCGGCTCCCACTCGGGGACGCATGTTGACGCGCCGTTCCACGTCCGGAATTCGCTGGCGGCACTCGACGCGCTGCCGCCGGCGCAGTTCAGCGGGCCCGTGGAGCTGATTGACGTGCGTAGCGCCGGTGCCGGCGGCGCCATCACCGCGGAACACCTGTCCGGGCTCGCGCCGGCCACGGCCGGGAATGACCGGCCCGGTCAGCCGGAGAGCATCCTGCTGCTCCGGACGGGGTTCGCAGAGCACTGGGGCTCCCCCGCCTACCTGGACCACCCGTGGCTCGACGCCTCCGCCGCCCAGCTGATCGTGGACCGCGGCTACCGAGCCGTCGGAGTGGATGCCCTGAGCGTGGACAGAACCGGGAGCCTCGCCGAAGACCAGGCCTTTCCGGCCCATCACATCCTCGCCGGCAACGGTTGCGTCATCGCCGAGAACCTCACCGGGCTGGACCAGGTCCAGCGGGCGCTGGCCAGCGGCACCGGCGTCGAGGTTTTCCTCTTCCCGCTCAGCATCCCCGACGCCGACGGGGCACCGGTCCGGGCCATGGCGCGGACCGGACCGGCCAGCTTCGGGCACGAAGCGCCGTCCCGGCAGCCCGGTGCGCCGTCCCGGCAGCCGGAGAGCCGGGACCTGAGCCGGGCGGAGGTCCAGGAGGCCGCGGACGGGCTGATCGCAGCCTTCGCCGCGACGGACACGGAACGCTACTTCGCCGCCTTCAGCCCGTCAGCCACGTTCATTTTCCATCCCGAGCCGGAGGCACTGGGTTCCCGGAGCGAGTACCGGCAACTTTGGGACATGTGGGTCGGCTCGGGGTGGAAGGTGCTCGATTGCCGCAGCAGCGAGCAGAACATCCAGTTGCTTGGCTCCGCTGCCGTCTTCACGCACCGGGTGGCCACGGTGGTCCGGACTGGCCCGGACGGCAGCACCCTGTCCACTGACGAACGGGAGACCATTGTGTTCACCCGGACCGGCGGCGGCGAGGTGGTTGCCGTCCACGAGCACCTCTCGGCAGTTCCGGGCCCTTCCGCGGACCCGGCCCTGCCGGGATAG
- a CDS encoding glutamine amidotransferase, with amino-acid sequence MKPFLLLASRAEDTAADEEYEAYLRFGGLDASQLRRIRMEQAPLPELELDDYSGVIVGGSPFTSSDPPEKKTETQHRVERELSKLLDRIVATDFPFFGACYGVGTLGLHQGAVIDRTYGEQLGGVTITLTPEGLDDPLLAGMPAEFTAFTGHKEACTVLPPNAVLLASSAACPVHMFRIKKNLYATQFHPELDAEGLVTRIDIYRHAGYFPPESAEELMEAARTFTATEPMKILRNFVKVYGK; translated from the coding sequence GTGAAACCGTTTCTGTTGCTCGCGTCGCGGGCCGAGGACACCGCGGCGGACGAAGAGTACGAGGCCTACCTGCGCTTTGGCGGGCTGGACGCGAGCCAGCTGAGGCGGATCCGGATGGAGCAGGCCCCGCTGCCTGAGCTGGAGCTGGACGACTACTCCGGGGTGATCGTGGGCGGCAGCCCGTTCACGTCCAGCGATCCGCCCGAAAAGAAGACTGAAACCCAGCACCGCGTGGAGCGGGAATTGTCCAAGCTGCTGGACCGGATCGTTGCGACGGACTTCCCCTTCTTCGGTGCCTGCTACGGCGTGGGCACGCTGGGGCTGCATCAGGGGGCGGTCATCGACCGGACCTACGGCGAGCAGCTGGGCGGCGTGACCATCACCCTGACCCCGGAAGGCCTGGACGATCCGCTGCTGGCGGGCATGCCCGCCGAATTCACAGCCTTCACCGGCCACAAGGAAGCGTGCACGGTGCTGCCCCCGAACGCCGTGCTGCTCGCGAGCTCGGCCGCGTGCCCGGTGCACATGTTCCGGATCAAGAAGAACCTGTACGCCACCCAGTTCCATCCTGAACTCGACGCCGAAGGGCTGGTGACCAGGATCGACATCTACCGTCACGCAGGGTACTTCCCGCCGGAATCCGCCGAAGAACTGATGGAGGCCGCCCGGACGTTCACGGCAACAGAGCCGATGAAGATCCTGCGGAACTTCGTGAAGGTCTACGGCAAGTAG
- a CDS encoding FadR/GntR family transcriptional regulator has protein sequence MPKKTATQQISRVSRPRLYEQLVEQLMDFIEAAELGPGDTLPAERDLAERLGVSRATLAQALVALEVLGVIDVQHGTGAVLVYRPNVPSVIKGLREHSSRLPEIVEARSTLEVKLAELAAARRTDADMKAIDKALDAMAEEVASGAKGAHGDELFHQAVTAAAHSSVLAQLMSFIAGMILETRLESLGQPGRPEQSLASHRKIADAIRARDADAAAAAMLDHITLVSDVALLK, from the coding sequence ATGCCCAAGAAGACAGCAACGCAGCAGATTTCCCGCGTCTCGCGGCCGCGCCTCTATGAGCAGCTGGTGGAGCAGCTCATGGATTTCATTGAGGCCGCGGAGCTGGGACCGGGGGACACGCTGCCCGCGGAGCGGGACCTGGCCGAACGGCTGGGCGTCTCGCGGGCCACGCTGGCCCAGGCGTTGGTTGCGCTGGAAGTCCTTGGCGTCATCGACGTCCAGCACGGGACCGGAGCGGTGCTGGTCTACCGGCCGAATGTTCCGTCCGTGATCAAGGGCCTGCGCGAGCACAGCAGCAGGCTCCCCGAGATTGTTGAAGCCCGCAGCACGCTGGAGGTCAAGCTTGCCGAGCTGGCTGCCGCAAGGCGGACCGACGCGGACATGAAAGCCATCGACAAGGCGCTCGACGCGATGGCCGAGGAAGTGGCCTCGGGCGCCAAGGGAGCGCACGGTGACGAACTTTTCCACCAGGCTGTCACCGCAGCGGCGCACTCCTCGGTGCTGGCCCAGCTCATGTCCTTCATTGCCGGGATGATCCTGGAAACCCGCCTCGAGTCGCTCGGCCAGCCCGGCCGGCCGGAGCAGTCGCTGGCCTCGCACCGCAAGATTGCGGACGCCATCAGGGCCCGGGATGCCGACGCCGCCGCGGCGGCCATGCTGGACCACATCACCCTTGTCTCCGACGTCGCACTGCTGAAGTAA
- a CDS encoding SLC13 family permease: MSAPVLSIIILAVMFLLATVLPLNMGALAFVGAFLLGAVVLGMSTNDILANFPGGLFLTIVGVTYLFAIAQNNGTIDLLVRGAVRLVGSKVALIPWVMFAITAVITAVGALSPAAVAIIAPIALSFAAKHKINPLMMGMMVVHGAQAGGFSPIAVYGVTVNGIIAKTDLEASPMAIFLASFFFNLAIAVVLFVVLGGSKLLSTKTGRLVEKAAESRMAVSVGARAAGVTLQGSGSDISPSGVSAKGTSGSSAAAAPQEASNGARANVPQLITVLGLIALAVISLGFKVDVGFVSITIAIILALVSPAAQKGAVNKISWSTVLLICGMLTFVGVLEEAGTIKFVSDGVAHLGMPLVAALLICYIGAVVSAFASSTAILAALIPLAVPFLATGEVGAVGVIAALAVASTIVDVSPFSTNGALVLANAPEDVDKDRFYKQILAYSGIVVAVGPGIAWLVMVVPGWM, translated from the coding sequence ATGTCCGCTCCCGTCCTGTCCATCATCATCCTGGCGGTGATGTTCCTGCTCGCCACGGTGCTGCCCCTCAACATGGGCGCCCTGGCCTTCGTGGGAGCGTTCCTGCTGGGCGCCGTAGTCCTCGGGATGTCCACCAACGACATTCTGGCCAACTTCCCCGGCGGCCTGTTCTTGACGATCGTCGGTGTCACCTACCTCTTCGCCATCGCGCAGAACAACGGCACCATTGACCTGCTGGTACGGGGCGCTGTCCGCCTGGTGGGCAGCAAAGTGGCACTCATCCCCTGGGTCATGTTCGCCATCACGGCTGTGATCACCGCGGTGGGCGCACTGTCCCCGGCCGCCGTCGCCATCATTGCGCCGATCGCGCTGAGCTTTGCCGCCAAGCACAAGATCAATCCGCTGATGATGGGCATGATGGTGGTCCACGGCGCCCAGGCCGGCGGCTTCTCCCCCATCGCCGTCTACGGCGTCACGGTCAACGGCATCATTGCCAAGACCGACCTCGAGGCCAGCCCGATGGCCATCTTCCTGGCCAGCTTCTTCTTCAACCTGGCCATCGCCGTGGTGCTCTTCGTGGTCCTGGGCGGCAGCAAGCTGCTCAGCACCAAGACCGGCCGTCTGGTAGAGAAAGCTGCCGAGTCGCGGATGGCCGTCAGCGTCGGCGCCCGGGCGGCTGGCGTCACCCTTCAGGGCTCCGGTTCGGACATTTCGCCCTCCGGCGTCTCCGCTAAGGGGACCTCCGGCTCCTCCGCGGCTGCCGCCCCGCAGGAAGCGTCGAACGGCGCCCGCGCCAATGTTCCCCAGCTCATCACCGTCCTGGGCCTGATCGCCCTCGCCGTCATCTCGCTGGGCTTCAAGGTGGACGTCGGATTCGTCTCCATCACCATCGCCATCATCCTGGCCCTCGTCTCCCCGGCCGCACAGAAGGGCGCGGTCAACAAGATCAGCTGGTCCACCGTCCTGCTCATCTGCGGCATGCTGACCTTCGTAGGCGTCCTCGAGGAAGCCGGCACCATCAAATTCGTTTCCGACGGCGTGGCCCACCTCGGCATGCCGCTCGTGGCCGCCCTGCTGATCTGCTACATCGGCGCCGTCGTCTCCGCCTTTGCTTCCTCCACCGCCATCCTCGCAGCCCTCATCCCGCTGGCCGTCCCGTTCCTGGCCACGGGCGAAGTCGGTGCCGTCGGGGTGATCGCGGCCCTGGCCGTCGCCTCCACGATCGTCGACGTTTCGCCGTTCTCCACCAACGGGGCGCTGGTGCTGGCCAACGCCCCGGAGGACGTGGACAAGGACAGGTTCTACAAGCAGATCCTCGCCTACAGCGGCATCGTCGTCGCCGTCGGCCCGGGCATCGCCTGGCTGGTCATGGTGGTCCCGGGCTGGATGTAG
- a CDS encoding CaiB/BaiF CoA-transferase family protein: MSTESTPRAEGPLSGYVVVDLSRALAGPHAGMMLADLGARVIKVENPGTGDDTRGWGPPFVGPEDDPQATYFLSCNRNKESIALDLKSDDGRTVLRELLERADVVIENFRPGVLDRLGFSAAEMHALNPALVVLSITGFGHDGPESRRSGYDQILQGEAGLMSLTGSGPDDPQRVGVPIADLLSGMYGAFGTLAALLQRERTGQGQIVRTSLLAALIGVHAFQGTRATVAGEMPKAQGNHHPSIAPYGLFHCRQGRVQISVGSEKLWATFASTFGIDNTRPEFASNADRVRNREKVIEEVERVFSDFEAEPLLAKLNEAGIPAGKVRTLDEVYAWEQVHSQGLVIDVDHRILGNVSLPGPPLRFFSAADTAETTLKTHTAPPLLDQDGSQIRQWLGLTPADAAGTGASGKSPGTGGEGN, from the coding sequence ATGAGCACTGAATCCACGCCCCGGGCCGAAGGCCCCCTCTCGGGCTACGTCGTGGTGGACCTGAGCCGCGCCCTCGCCGGCCCGCACGCGGGAATGATGCTGGCGGACCTCGGTGCCCGGGTCATCAAGGTCGAGAACCCGGGCACCGGCGACGACACGCGCGGCTGGGGCCCGCCGTTCGTGGGCCCCGAGGATGATCCCCAGGCCACCTACTTCCTGTCCTGCAACCGCAACAAGGAATCCATCGCCCTGGACCTGAAGAGCGACGACGGGCGGACGGTCCTGCGCGAACTGCTGGAACGCGCCGACGTCGTGATCGAGAACTTCCGCCCCGGCGTGCTGGACCGGCTCGGGTTCTCGGCGGCCGAGATGCATGCGCTGAACCCCGCGCTCGTGGTCCTGTCCATCACCGGATTCGGCCACGACGGGCCCGAATCCAGGCGCAGCGGCTACGACCAGATCCTCCAGGGCGAGGCCGGGCTGATGTCCCTGACCGGGTCCGGGCCGGACGACCCACAGCGTGTCGGCGTCCCCATCGCTGACCTGCTGTCCGGCATGTACGGGGCGTTCGGCACGCTCGCGGCCCTGCTGCAGCGCGAGCGGACCGGCCAGGGGCAGATCGTCCGTACCTCCCTGCTCGCAGCGCTCATCGGTGTCCACGCCTTCCAAGGCACACGGGCCACCGTCGCCGGGGAGATGCCGAAGGCCCAGGGCAACCACCATCCGTCCATCGCGCCCTACGGGCTGTTCCACTGCCGGCAAGGCCGGGTCCAGATCAGCGTGGGCAGCGAGAAGCTCTGGGCCACTTTTGCCTCGACCTTCGGGATCGATAACACCAGGCCCGAGTTCGCCAGCAACGCGGACCGGGTGCGGAACCGGGAAAAGGTCATCGAAGAGGTGGAGCGCGTGTTCTCCGACTTCGAAGCCGAGCCGCTGCTCGCCAAGCTGAATGAGGCCGGGATCCCGGCCGGCAAGGTGCGGACGCTGGACGAGGTCTACGCATGGGAGCAGGTCCACTCCCAGGGCCTGGTGATAGACGTGGACCACAGGATCCTCGGCAACGTCAGCCTGCCCGGGCCGCCCCTGCGGTTCTTCAGCGCCGCCGACACCGCCGAGACAACCCTCAAGACGCACACGGCTCCGCCGCTGCTGGACCAGGACGGCAGCCAGATCCGGCAGTGGCTGGGGCTGACCCCTGCCGACGCCGCCGGCACCGGCGCGTCCGGCAAAAGCCCGGGCACCGGCGGGGAGGGCAACTGA
- a CDS encoding NADPH-dependent FMN reductase, with the protein MATYKIGYFVGSLASGSINRTLANALIRLAPDDLEFTEIPIKDLPLYSYDYDADFPAEGRALKDAIEGSDGILFVSPEYNRSIPGALKNAIDWGSRPWGTNSFARKPTGIIGASPGSIGTAVMQSSMRAVLSFLDAPQLNAPEAYVKFNPGVFADDGTVSDDGTAKFLRHYMEEYGAFVERVLAANAPGHIGDPKPDAEKLSR; encoded by the coding sequence ATGGCAACGTACAAGATCGGATACTTCGTCGGGAGCCTGGCCAGCGGCTCCATAAACCGCACCCTCGCCAACGCCCTCATTAGGCTTGCCCCGGACGATCTGGAGTTCACGGAGATCCCCATCAAGGATCTTCCGCTGTACAGCTACGACTACGATGCCGACTTCCCGGCGGAAGGACGGGCCCTGAAGGACGCCATTGAAGGCTCCGACGGCATCCTCTTTGTGTCCCCTGAATACAACCGGTCCATCCCGGGAGCGCTGAAGAATGCCATCGACTGGGGATCACGCCCCTGGGGCACCAATTCCTTTGCCCGCAAGCCGACGGGCATCATTGGTGCCTCGCCGGGCAGCATCGGCACGGCCGTGATGCAGTCCTCCATGCGTGCCGTGCTGAGCTTCCTTGACGCGCCCCAGCTCAACGCCCCGGAAGCCTACGTCAAGTTCAATCCCGGCGTCTTCGCCGACGACGGAACGGTCAGCGACGACGGCACCGCCAAGTTCCTGCGCCATTACATGGAGGAATACGGTGCGTTCGTGGAACGGGTGCTGGCCGCCAACGCGCCCGGACACATCGGCGACCCCAAGCCAGACGCCGAAAAGCTGTCCCGCTAG